In Salvia miltiorrhiza cultivar Shanhuang (shh) chromosome 4, IMPLAD_Smil_shh, whole genome shotgun sequence, the DNA window TATGAGAGAAGGAATGAAGTGTTAGGCTGGTGCTTTAATAAGTGAGTTGTTGGCTGTAAAGTCAAAGGATTGGAGATGGTGGTTGGCTGAGTTGAAGGGAGGAGCCGATTggtcttctctcatttttcttctttttacacTCACGCGTTATCTCCCGCATGCTTGTAggtttctctcatttttcttctttttattctcACACGTTATCTCCCGCATGCTTGTAGGTATGTAGCTGTAGTGTTTTGTGATAGTGATAGGTTTTGATTGTAAGTAGGGAATAGTGGTGATGTAAATTCCCTACAGTCATTGTGTAAAGTTGTATCTGAAAATCTAATTTCTTTGTATCATCGCATATCTATAAAATTGGTACTAGGTTTTGCTGAATAACTATGCTTCGATGTAACATCTTtacgaattaaataactaatttaactcgttctcaTTAGTCGGAACTAAATCACGACTTTCAAGTaactaatagaaataaaatctctatcgcatataaaataacaactttaacttgactttgctaagtcaattataaatctgaaaatataaattattgactggctcaataatttatattgcgGTTTTTCTCACTCGAGTTAACAAGcacaactaaaataataataggcaTAGTATACATACAATTTAGAATCATAGCTgaattttaaacataaataattactggatttttttattattattaataagtgAAGGATGCAACAATAATTATCACATTACTggtcttaatcataaataaaagagcgggctactacagcggttaagttgatgccggaggtgggttgctgaaattataaaaataaaataaaaattaaggtgcagatccacccctgaagtagagggtgcaattaaactcaaacgttaacggacacttaacagcgttaggtcagaggggggaattcgCACCATTTTCTCAGagtttaggggtttagttgcacacaagTGAGTAAGAGAAGTTATatgctataggggctactacttcgggggccaatctacactttttccctaaaaaatattgcacaaaatacattcatgcaATACAAAGTCTTAACATAAAAAATCAAGtcatcaaaacatcaaaataattctaatttgtctattatttttaatttttaatatatctaatattattaataaaataaatataataaataaataatatatattaaataaaatggatccacgggtcggatttGGGTTGGATCCGGATCTCAattttcaagatccagatccgttttaaaaaatgagatccaAATCCGCGAATCCAAAAATTTAAGATCCAgaacggatctggaccgggtccaggatgcTTAGTTTCCAATAATCAACCTTCTATTCCAATTCCCCTTACTTTTTCTAAAATCATATACTCCATCAGTCTCATCTATCTTGAGACAGTTTCTATTTTGGACGTCTCGCCTATTTTGagacattttcttatttggcaaaaattttaccatttattcatcttttcattttttgataTACACACAaaacactatttttttaattctgatgtaaaaaaaaaagtctcaaaATAGTTGGGAAGGAAGGagtgaaagaagaaaaaatatattcaattattcCATTCCCACGAGACCAAAGGTCACTAAAATTGCGAGATGGAATTTTACGAGTCACCACGCCCTTGTCTTCCCGAAAAGCCAGAAAATGACTAGGTTTGGGTACCACCCATTAATAGAGAGGTTCAAATTTTCATCAATCACATCCACCAGTGCATCAAGTGGATGAAATCGCAGGTTAAAACCATACCATGACAAAACAGCAGTATATATGAattaatgagagagagagagagagatgagtatGACAAAACCTCAGTGATGACATTGAGAGAGAGACCTGAATGAAATAAAAGGACCACAAGTAGAAGGTTTAAGTAAGAAATAATTGAAgcacaagtagtagaaaactcCAAAGGCAGTGAATGAGAAAAGCAGAAAAGTGACAAACACATCTCAATCTGGAGGCCTTAGAAATCCCTATATAGGCCACTCAACCAATAACAGTAATTCTGTGAAGATCAACACCAAAATCCTACCCAATCACACTGCAGATAAGAATTGTGAATTGGCCCGCCCTAATTCCACACCAATAACTGCACCAATCTAAAATCTAACTTGCTTGCAACCCTAATTCCTCCAAAGCCAAAACATGAACATCAATGCAAGCAATGTGCTGGGCGGCAAGACGGCCAGGGCTTGCGACAGCTGCTTGTTGAAGCGAGCGCGCTGGTTCTGCGCCGCCGACGATGCCTTCCTCTGCCAATCCTGCGACGCCGCCGTACACTCAGCCAATCAGCTGGCCAGCCGGCACGAGCGGGTCCGCCTCGAGACGTCGTCGTGCAAGCTCCCTACCGCGCCATCTTGGCATCAAGGCTTCACCAAGAAGGCCAGAACGCCGCGCCACGCCAAGCCGTGGTCCCGCCCTGCGCCTAACCACCAGCTGCCGGTGGTGCCGGAGATGAGCTCCGACGACCCCTTCCAGGAGGAGACGGACGAGCAGCTCTTCTGTAGGGTTCCGGTTCTGGAGGAGCAATTAGGGTTCGGGAGCAGCGTGTTCGACGACGATCACGAATTGAATCTGGAGGAGCTGCTGAGCAGCTGCGATGACGAATTCGCGGCAGACGTGGAGAGCTTGTTGGGGAACGGGATTGATGGATTAACGATGAGAGATGAGAAGAGAGTGAAAGTTGAAGATGATGATGCAATGGCATGCCATTTCGATCCGGCAATGGAGCTGATCAATTGGGAGTTGGATTTCCCGAGCGAGGAAGGCGGAGAGGAGGAGATGAGAGTTACAGTGAAGAAGGATATTGAGATGGAAAGTAGTGAATCGAGGAAGCTGTTGAGGCTGAATTACGAAGCAGTGATGGCTGCTTGGGATAGTCAAGGTTCGCCATGGACGGATGGAGTCAGACCTCAATTCAACCTGGACGAGTTCATGGTACGCATtctgtctctctttctctctagaatatgatgatgatgatgatgatgatgatgatgatgatgatgatgatatataGGGAGCGTGGTTGGATGAATGGGGAAAGGGCGGGAGGAGGGATGCAGGGAGAGAGGCGAGGGTGTGTCGGTACAGagagaagaggaggaggaggttGTTCTCAAAGAAGATAAGGTATGAGGTCAGGAAACTCAACGCAGAGAAGAGGCCAAGAATGAAAGGCCGATTTGTCAAGAGGACTACTCATTCATTCCTATAAATCACAGCATTAACATACCA includes these proteins:
- the LOC131020298 gene encoding zinc finger protein CONSTANS-LIKE 16; amino-acid sequence: MNINASNVLGGKTARACDSCLLKRARWFCAADDAFLCQSCDAAVHSANQLASRHERVRLETSSCKLPTAPSWHQGFTKKARTPRHAKPWSRPAPNHQLPVVPEMSSDDPFQEETDEQLFCRVPVLEEQLGFGSSVFDDDHELNLEELLSSCDDEFAADVESLLGNGIDGLTMRDEKRVKVEDDDAMACHFDPAMELINWELDFPSEEGGEEEMRVTVKKDIEMESSESRKLLRLNYEAVMAAWDSQGSPWTDGVRPQFNLDEFMGAWLDEWGKGGRRDAGREARVCRYREKRRRRLFSKKIRYEVRKLNAEKRPRMKGRFVKRTTHSFL